The region GCCGCGAAATGGCCGAACCCGTCGGAGTCGTTCTCCTGGACCACCTTCTCGACGAGGTCGACGGCCTCCGCGCCGCGGTCGAGCCGCGCGAGCAGGAGCGCGCGGAGGATGCGCCCCTCCCGATCCTCCATCGCGTGCCGCTCCCGCCGCTCGCAGTCCGAAAGCGCCGCCGCATAGGCGCGCCGGGCGTCCTCGGGGCGGTTCGAGGCGGCGTACGCGTCGGCGAGGTTGCGCTTGTGCTCGGGGACGCCGGGGGCGAGCTCGACGGCGCGCGCGTAGGCCTCGATCGCCTCCGGCATCCGGTCGAGGAAGTAGAGCGCGGTGCCGAGGTTCGACGCCGCGTCCGCGTCGGGCCGGGAGGCGAGGATCTTCCGGTAGAGCGGGACCGCGTCGAGCCAGCGCCCCGAGTAGAGGTAGATCGACGCGAGGTTGTTCATCGCCGACGGGTGGTCCGGCTGGTACTCGAGCACCTTGAGGTACTCCGCCGCGGCCTCGTCCCGCTTCCCGAGCCGGACGAGCTCGTACCCGAGGACGCTGCGGGCGAAGATGTGGCCGCCCGGGACCCCGGTTCCCGCCCGCAGCGTCTCGAGCCCACGGTCGACCTGCTTGAGGCCGATCTGCGCCCGTCCTTCCAGGACGAACCCCTCCCACGATTCCGGAGAGGCGGCGCGACCCCGGATCGCCGCATCGAGGGCGCCGTTCCAGTCCTCGCGGGCCAAGCGCATCCACGCCCGGGCGAACCAGGCTTCCGCGAGCCCCTCGTCGGCGGCGAGGGCCTGCGCCGCGAGCGTCTCGATCTCGTCCGCGTGCGCCGGGTTCCGGTCGAGCTGCTGCAGTCTCGCCACGCAGAGCGCGACGTGCGCCTGCAGCGCGGGGTTCGCGGACTCCAGGGCCAGCGCGCGTCTCGCCAACTCCACCGCGGCGTTCACGTTCTCCGGGCTCGTCCCCCGGGCGAGATAGACCTCGGACTGGTCGAGCAGGCGCTGCGCCTCCGCGTTCGCGATCGGCCATCGCTCGCCCCCGAGATCCCACCACCTCGCGATCCCCCACGCCGCCACGGCGAGCAGCGCCGCCACCAGGGCGACCGCGACTCCTCTCCATGGGACGCCTCGAGGGCCGAGCGCCTGCCGCACGACGCGCGTGGAGTGCCCCGCCTGCAGATGCTCGAGGGCGGTCGCGACGGCGGCCGCACTGCGCGGGCGCCGTGCAGGCTCCTTGGCGAGGCAGCGGTGCACGATCTCCGCGAATCCCGCCGGGAGATCGGGGCGGTGGGAGCGCAGGGACTTCGGATCGTCGTGGAGGATCGCGGCCGCGGTCGCGAGCACCGACGATTGGGTGAACGGGGGCGTCCCCGTCGCCGCCTCGTACAGGACGGTGCCGAGGGAGAACAGATCCGAACGGCCGTCCTGCGCCTCCCCCCGCGCCTGCTCCGGGCTCATGTAGGCGACCGTGCCCGCGGCGTAGCCGGTGCGCGTGAGGCGATCCTCCTCGGAGGCCGCGGTATCCCCCTCCGAGTCGGAGACGAGCCCGGAGACGCGCAGCGCCAGCCCGAAGTCCACGACCTTCGCGGTGCCGTGTTCGTCGACGAGGATGTTGCTCGGCTTGATGTCGCGGTGCACGACGCCGCGGGCGTGCGCCGCCTCCAGGGCGCGCGCGACCTGGCTCCCGATCCGCGTGAGCGCGTCCACGGGGAGCGGGCCCTCGAGCAGCCGTCTCGAGAGCGGCGTCCCGTGCACGTACTCCAGTGTGATGAAAAACAGCCCGTCGACCTCGCCGATGTCGTGCACGGCGGCGACGTTGGGGTGCGCGATCTGGGAGGCCGCCCTCGCCTCGCGGAACATCCGCTCGCGCGCCACGGGATCGTCCGCGGCCTCCGAGGAGAGGACCTTCAGGGCCACCGCCCGGCCGAGCCTCTCGTCCTCGGCGAGGAAGACGCGCCCCATCCCCCCTTCGCCGAGGAGCTTTCGGATCCGGTACGGCCCGAGGGATCCGCCGGGCTGCAGCCGGTCGTTGGGCAAGTTCCCCTCCCGCGGCGCGATTCTACGTCCGCCCCGCTCGCAGGCGCTCCCACGACGCCACGACGGCGGAGCGCAGCCGTTCGGTCGTCTCGGTGTACGACGCCTCCCCCGCTCCCGCGGCCCGCAGGGGCTCGCCGAACTCCACTCGCACGCGCGCGCGGCGGTGCGGGAGGAGCGCGCCCCAGCGGAACGGCCGATGCGGCGGCCACAACGCGTCCACCCCGTCGAGGGCGACCGGAACGATCGGAACGTCCAGATGCCGGGCCAGGATCGCCGCTCCCTTCTTGAAGGCCTTCGGCGCGCCGTCCACCGAGCGTTCCCCTTCCGGGAAGAGGATCAGGACCTTGCCGTGCCGCAGTCCCCAGGCCCCCGCCTTCATCGCGCGAACGAGATGCGCGTCGGGATCGACCGGCACGACGTGGAGGGCGCGGGCGGCCCGGAGCCGCCACGTGGAGCGGAAGTACTCGCTCGCGCCGACGAAGAACATCCTCCGGAAGACGCGGTACGGGAGCGCTCCCGCGAGCAGGAAGACGTCGAGATAGCTCTGGTGGTTCGGGCAGATCACGAACGCCCCGGACGCCGGGAGCCGCTCGACGCCCGAGGCGCGGAACCCCGTGGCGATCGCGGCGGCCGCGCGCAACGCGCGGGTCAGGACGAACCACCCGATCGTCTGCAGGCGGCGCGGCTTCAGCAGCGCCGTCAGCGTCGGATCGTCCTCGGGAAGCTCCCCGAACAGCCGGTCCCAGGCGAGCCCGGGTTCCCCCGCGTCGATCCCGTCCCCCGCGGCCTCGAGTACCGCCCGGATCAGCTCGCCGAGCGTGTAGATGCGTGCGGCGGTCTCGTCGGCGATCCGCCCGCCCGCCGCGTGCTCGAGCCGCGTCCGCAATTCGACCCGCTCCATGGAGTCGAGGCCGAGGTCGAGCTCGAGGTTCGACTCCGGCGCGAGCGTGGAGCCCGGCTTCGCGACCTCCGCGACGACCTCGAGCAGCGCGATCGCCTCCGGTTCCCACCCCGCGGCGATCGTCGGCGGCGCGGCGGGGGGCGGGGACGACGCGGAGCGCGCGCGGACCTCGCGCTCGATCTCGAAGCGCCGGAGCTTGCGGGTCGTGGTGCGCGGAAGGTCCTCGAGCCTCAGGTCGTAGGAGAGCACCCGC is a window of Candidatus Polarisedimenticolaceae bacterium DNA encoding:
- a CDS encoding protein kinase gives rise to the protein MPNDRLQPGGSLGPYRIRKLLGEGGMGRVFLAEDERLGRAVALKVLSSEAADDPVARERMFREARAASQIAHPNVAAVHDIGEVDGLFFITLEYVHGTPLSRRLLEGPLPVDALTRIGSQVARALEAAHARGVVHRDIKPSNILVDEHGTAKVVDFGLALRVSGLVSDSEGDTAASEEDRLTRTGYAAGTVAYMSPEQARGEAQDGRSDLFSLGTVLYEAATGTPPFTQSSVLATAAAILHDDPKSLRSHRPDLPAGFAEIVHRCLAKEPARRPRSAAAVATALEHLQAGHSTRVVRQALGPRGVPWRGVAVALVAALLAVAAWGIARWWDLGGERWPIANAEAQRLLDQSEVYLARGTSPENVNAAVELARRALALESANPALQAHVALCVARLQQLDRNPAHADEIETLAAQALAADEGLAEAWFARAWMRLAREDWNGALDAAIRGRAASPESWEGFVLEGRAQIGLKQVDRGLETLRAGTGVPGGHIFARSVLGYELVRLGKRDEAAAEYLKVLEYQPDHPSAMNNLASIYLYSGRWLDAVPLYRKILASRPDADAASNLGTALYFLDRMPEAIEAYARAVELAPGVPEHKRNLADAYAASNRPEDARRAYAAALSDCERRERHAMEDREGRILRALLLARLDRGAEAVDLVEKVVQENDSDGFGHFAA